ttgtacttctttttttaattttaaaatggagtttcgctcttgttgcccagggtggagtgcaatggtgcgatctcggctcaccagaacctctgcctcccgggttcaagcgattcccctgtctcagcctccagagtagctgggattacaggcatgtgtcaccacacccagctaattttgttttttttttttttttttttgagatggagtctcgctctgtcgcccaggctggagttcagtggcgcgatctcggctcactgcaagctctgcctcccgggttcacgccattctcctgcctcagcctccccagtagctgggaccacaggcgcccgccaccatgcccggctagttttttgtatttttagtagagacggggtttcaccgtgttagccaggatggtcttgatctcctgaccttgtgatccgcctgcctcggcctcccaaagtgctgggattacaggcgtgagccaccatgcccagccatgcaGATTGTACTTCTACTCTCAACCCACTAGAGTCCATTTTTCATCTGAGCAcctgagttattttttaaaacataaatcaggccaagtgcggtggcccatgcctattatcccagcgcTTTCGGAAGTCAAGCTGGGtgagtcgcttgagcccaggagtttgagaccagcctgggcaatgagaccagcctgggcaacatggagaaaccccgcctctacaaaaaatacaaaaattacccaggcatgatagtgtgtgcctgtagtcccagctacttgggaggtaggaggattgcttgagtccaggaggttgagactgcaatgagctgtgatcaggctACTatactatagcctgggtgacagagtgagaccttgtctcaaaaacaaaacaacaacaacaacaaaaacaaaaaaaggccggatgcagtggctcacgcctctaatcccagcactctgggagactgaggccagcagattgcttgagctcaggagtttgagaccagcctgggcagcatggtgaaaccctgtctctacaaaaaaaaaaaaaaaaaaaaaaagtataaaaattagccaggcatggtggcacgcacctgtagtcccagctacttgggaggctgaggtgggaggatggcttgagctcaggaggcagaggttgtgtcactgcactccagcctgggcgacagagctggaccctgtctcaaaaaaaacaaaaaacccccaaaacatgTATCAAATGTCAATCCTTTCCTCTTCTTAAAACCCTCTAGTGGCACCCCACTGACAACAGGATAAAATCCCATCTTCTCATGTCCTGTTAGCCCCTACCCACTTCTTTCTTTCAGTCATTATGCTTTAGCTCACTGACATCTTGGCTTTCCTGGAGAATACCAAATCATTTCTCACCTccaggctatttatttatttattttatttttcagagatggatcttgcaatgttgcccaggctggacttgaactcttgggctcaagtgatcctcccacatcagcctcccaagtagctgggactacaggcacatgtcccTGCACCCAGCTTGGCATATTTATTGCTCTAAATGTTCCCTCATTTTGGAAGGACTTTCCTCAGCCTGAGGAGCATATTACCATCCTTCAGGTCTAGGCTCAAAGATCCCCTCCTCAGAGTCACCATCCTCCCTGACAATCCTAGCTAAAGCAACCTCTCCCAATGAGTACTTCTCATGAGCCTGTCTGCAGTCATCACATTCTGTAACATGTTCATCATGTTGTTTATTGCCTATTTCCTAAAGGGTTGGTGTGAGCAGGGATAATGTCTGTATTATTCTCTGCTATAACTCCGGTGTCTGGCATAAAACAGGTGTTCAACAGACACttgaatgaacaaattaaaagaattaaaaaaaacaaacccagccTCCTGACTTATAGTGATCAGCAATATACCACATGATTCACTACAGCAGGACTAAGGACAAAAGGGACAGAATGAAAGGGTGCTGAGGGAAGtgtccatttactttttttttttttttttgagatggagtctcgctctgttgcccaggctggagtgcagtggcgcaatctcggctcactgcaacctctgtctcctgggttcaagcgattctcctttctcagcctcctgagtagctgggattacagtcacatgccaccacgcccagctaatttttttgtgtttttagtagagacagggtttcaccatgttggtcaggctggtctcaaattcctgacctcgtgatccacccgcctcggcctcccaaagtgctggaattacaggcatgagcctccgcgcccagccccatttaCTTTTAAATCTTACATCAAAGACCAAGAAAGGATACTGTCACACATATCACCATGAACAGATGTGACCAAATGACAAGCTCATGCTATTTACCATAAAACCAGGGATCCAGACTTTAATAAGTATCTGTGCTAAGCAGCTAGTACTCACTGCCTCCCCAGCCCTTACTGTTCCTGAAGGTGGGGGGAGCCTTTGCTCAGGACTTACCAGCCATCACGGAGTAGCTGAAGTGTTCTGCTGCTGGATCCAGGTTTACAACTTGGACAGACCGGTTGAGGGCTTCACAGTGCTGGACCATGGTGGCACAGTAGGTGCTCTGTAATGTCACAAGGCATGAGAGGTTAAAGCAACAGGTAGTGTAGTGCTACCTTCCATACTCTGGAATACTATCCACTAAGGTCAAAACTATGCCTTCATCAACCAAGAGGCTGACTGACAACAAGGGAAAAACATACCTGACTGGGCTGCAGATTCAAACCTGACTTAGACTCATGGGTACCTCTGGGGAATTTACTTCTCCACTCCGCCCCTCAATTTTCTTGTCTCTAACTGGGATGTCCTCCATAATCACTAAGGCTCCTTACTGTTCTAAATGTGACAAGTGGTATTTAAAGGGAAGAGTTCTGGTTACATAGTGTAACACCTAACACAGTGTCTCTACCAGGACTTGTACAGTCCAAACAAAGCTTTAGGTAGGATGGTCAGGGATGATGTCTCTGAGTAGGGGAGATCTGAGTATATGAGAAGGAGTTTGCCAACCtaaggggaagagcattccaagaTGAAAGAACACCAAGATCAATAAATAGTCTGGAGGTGGCTATCAGTTTGTAACTTTTGGTTTAGATAATTCTTTATCCATTATGTAGTTGTTACCATACTATGTTAAcatctggggctgggtgcagtggctcacatctgtaatcccagtactttgggaggctgaggtcgacggatcacctgaggtcaggagttggagaccagcctggccgacatggtgaaacctcgtctctactaaaaatacaaaaattagctgggcatggtggcgtatgcctgtaatctcagatactcaggaggctgaggcaggagaatcgcttgaacccgggaggcagaggtcgcagtgagctgagatcacaccactgcactctagcctggatgacagaacaagactcctggctcaaaaaaaaaaaaaagtctctaggCTACTTGTCTGTGTCATACTCTGTTTAAAGGCAGAGATGTGTCTTATTCAGTTTCCCAAGCACAGGGACTAGCACAATACCTAGTACATAATAAATACTTGATAATTGTTTCTAATTGACTTATTATGTTTAAAGATAAGCTCCACAAGGGCACggattttgtgtgtgcatgtttttttCCCCACACAACCCCCAGGGCCCAAAACAGTGCTTGGGATAAAGAACGTACTCAAGGAATGTTTCTGATAGTAGGCATCAAAAGCTTATAAAGATACTTGTTTAACACAATCAgcccaaaaattaaaatagactATAGAAAAAACATCCATCATGGGTCCTCTCAGTGCCTTTACACATACTGTTGTCTCTGTCTGGAATACCCTCTCCATACATCACacgctgtatctttttttttttttttttgcaaagggtctcactgtcacccaggctggagtgcagtggcaccatcatagctcactgcagatttgaccaaggctcaagcgattctccagccttagccccccgagtaggtgggactataggctctcgccaccatgcccagctaatttttgtatttttggtggagacagggcttcaccatgttgcccaagctgaccctgaactcctgggctcaagtgatctgctggcctcagcctcccaaagtgcgaggattacaggcttaagccaccacacctggccacatcaCACTGTATCTTAATTGACAGGTCATCTATTTGTCTTCCCCAAAAGACTACAGACTCTGGGTAAGTTAAAGGCCATAGGTATCTTAGTTACATGTACATGTTTTTACCCAGAATAAGTCAACAGCTTAGAACAATGTGTTTGTTAAAGACTGAGGCCACACAACACCTCCACAGACTCTAGTGTTtccacacttctttttttttttttgcgacagtacctctgtcacccaggctggagtgcagtggcacgatcaccactcaccacagcctcaacctcctgggttcaggtaatcctcccacttcagcttcccgagaagctgggactacaggtacctgccaccaggcctggctaatttttgcatttttttgtagagacagagtttcgccgtgttgcccaggctggtcccaaactcctgggctcaggcgatccgtccacctccatctcccaaagtgataggattacagacgtgagccaccacgcccggctatgtTTCCCACACATATGTTATTTGATCCATAACTTCACCATTCTCACTGTATTTGAATGTTCCTAATATTCCCTTAATAtttgtttacaagaaaaaaatttatcccTACTGTAAACTGAAAACCACTTATATTTGACATAACGTGAAAttagacataaaattatataaaatctttaaatgttctcatttttagCTAAATACAGGTGCCTATTAAAAGCTCTGAGACTAagaactgctctctgaaaagactTGGGGATTAAAGAAGTGCTGAAGATACACACTAGCACCGAGCACAATTTCTCCTAAATGCGAAGCTGAGaactgaaagagaaatgaaaagggaaCAATTTCCCCAATACATTATCTGATGCTCCTTAATGTGGGGTCCATGTACCACCTAAAAGCACCTTAAATACCAAAAGTCCATGTCCCAAGTTCTGAGAAACAGTAATTAATGAGACCCCACTTTACCCTCCTGGGAGCGAGACAGGGCCGGATTCTGGAGTTGAGACAAAACtggatttatatttttttgctAGGCAAAGAACTTAATTAACCTTTCTGTGTCTcgttttctgtaaaatgagaaaaatgagatctCTCTCACAGTGTTGTTGTAGAAATAAGCGAGGCGTTTCATCTGCTGCCTGGGGCttaagtatacaataaatattaacaaCTACCATTATTTCcctttcaaaacaacaacaaaaaagaacgtGAAGCCAGACAGCAGAAATGAATTGCGTGGGGTCTCAGGGTTCCCAATACACACACCCGCCGGCTCACTCCCTCAGGACCCAATCTCCCGCCTTCCACGAACTCCTACTTTTCTCTCCTTGTCCCCGCAGATCCTCACCTTCCCGCTGCCCGCGGGGCCCATGACCAGCTGCGCATACCGAGGCATGTTGGCTCCCGGAGCCGCCCGCCACACTCCCTTAGTCTTCGCGCGACGCCCACTGAGCTCCGGGAAAGTGAAGTGCGAACCAATCGCAATCCACATTCTTTCTACGGCTCCAGTTCTACCACACCTCCTACTACGGGGCAGCCCGCGGGCCAAATCCCGTGAGAAACGCGTCCTGAGAAAaaaggggaggggtgagggagacGATTTGCGCGTGCGCAGAAGTAGTTGTTGGAAATCGGCCGTTGGGATGCTGTCTAAGGTTGGATACCTGAGTAATAACGTACAACAGATAAAGCTCCGCATCCTTGCGCCGCGTGCTTCGGTCCCTGGTTTGCGTGCAGACGTTTGACCTGTATGGTGACCCTCGCGATTTGCAAATGTGCTGAGGATCTGGAATACTGAAGTGGAAGGCACCTCTTGTTTTGGGGAGCATGTATATTTCCCTCCTGTGACGCACTGCTTCCACAGAGAGGTGCAAACGTGCAAACGCTCAGCGACCGCAGCGctcctgcccttcccccaccGTAACTCCGGGGTCGCGGATCTGCCCGCCCCGCTCTCCCGAAGCTGTTCGGGCAGTGTCCGAACGGCTTCGGAGGGGCGAGAAGCCGGCATCGGAGCCGCCTCTCCGGAATACCAGCAGCCTGACGCACGCGTGCTGTCGGGGGAGGGACGCTGGGACAGCTGCTCCCGCACACGGCTCGCGGTCTCGGCGCCGCGGAGATGCCCGGCCGGGGTCCGGGGTCCGACTGGACGGAGCGTAGCTCTTCTGCAGAGCCGCCCGCAGTGGCCGGGACCGAGGGTGGCGGCGGCGGGTGAGGTTGGGGGCCCCGGGGTAAGGGTGGCAGCATGGGGCCCCCGGGTCGTGGGGCCCCCGGGTCGTGAGGCCCCCGGGTCGTGAGCCCCGTGGAGGAGGGCTGCGGCCGACCTCTCGTCTCGGGGGCTGGCCCCGTTGCCCTCAAGTGAGAGGCGGGGAGCAGTTGTGTTGTGGAcaggagggcagaggggaggaCTGCCTCGCGGTTGAGGGAGGGTCTCTGAGGGAAGCTTCGGAGGAGCGTTTGGTGCAGTGGCCACGAGGTGACTGCGACAGTCGCCCGCGTGCATCTCTCTGCCCCGAGGGGGCGCTGCGAGCCCTGCTGGGACGTTTGCTGTCTGGCACAGGACTGTGTGTCCACCGAAAGGCGAGGCGGCGGGGACAGAGGAGGAAGATGTCCCCCGGTTCAACTGGGGGCATCCAGGCCCATAAACGAGTTCCTTCCCTCTAGTGACATGAGCCACCTTCCTGTCAAAcggggatttctttttctttttttttcttttctttcttgttttttgagagcgagacagtctcgctctgttgcctaggctggaatgcagtggtgcgatctcagctcactgcaacctcagcctcccaggttcaagtgattctcctgcctcagcctcccgagtagctgggattacaggcgcctgccaccacgcccggctaatttttgtatttttagtagagaggtggtttcaccatgttggctaggcttgtgtcgaacccctgacctcaagtgagccgcccgcctcggccttccaaattgctgggattacagggtgaacCATTGCGCCCGACCTCAAACGAGGGTTTCTAATCGCCAATGAGACCAATGACTGAATATCCGAGGTGCCTTGATCTTGACATTTTCTTCACACTGAAGTTCCTTTTTTCACAAATCGATTTCGTTTTGAGCAGGTTTTTACACCTATTTCCTAGATAGTGAAGACAGCGAGCTGTTGAAGTCACTGCTGGAGACTctacctcctcttcctctccctactTTATTCCCTAAAAGCAAGAACTGCAATATGTTTGCCGTTCAGTACAACCCGCAGTCAGGGCCCCTGTTGCACCCATGgccatcctttttgtttttttttgagacagaatctcgttctgttgcccaggctggagtgcagtggtgccatctcagctcactgcaagctccgcctcccgggttcacgccactctcctccctcagcctctggagtagctgggattacaagcgcctgccaccacggccggctacttttttgtatttttagtagagacggggcttcaccgtgttagccaggatggtctcgatctcctcacctcgtgatccgcccgcatgGCCGTCCATTTTGTCTCTGGTGCTACTGAAGACTTCTTAAAGATGGGATGGAGCCTTgggtttcttttctgttcttcacAGTCCTTGGCCGACTGCAGGATCCTGGTGTATCAGGAGAtacgtgaatttttttttttttttaattgagacagagtctccctctgtcacccaggctggagtgcagtgtcacgatctcagctaactgcaacctccgcctcctgggttcaagcaattctcctgcctcagcctcccaagtagctgggactacaggtgtgcgccaccacgtacctggctaatttttgtatatttaatagagatgggcgtgagcctgtaatcctagaaggTTCTATTATGATCCCCACTTTATGGATGACAAAACAGGCACAAAGAGGTTGTTTGTCCTTTCCTTTTATCTCCGCCTGTCGTTCATCTCCATGCTTCCTTTAGTTTATCCAAactcttaaaaatacaattaaaaaaaaagacagtatgcCCTTCAGTTTGGTTTAAGGAACCCcattaaaaaacacaaaccaaGACTAATTTATGAAAAGCTTATATtcccagaaatacaaaataaaattttcaaactaGAATCAGGTTTATTATGCCACATGATACAATGTTGGCACTGGCAGGGGTCTTAAAAATCATCAATTCCAGTCATATTTACTAATCTGAAAGGGGAAGTAATCTGCCAAAAATCCCATTATTAATTAATGGGAACTCCGGAActccttactttttttcttctttttttttgagacggagtctcgctctgtcacccaggctggagtgcagtggtgtgatcttggctcactgcaacctccgcctcccaggttcaagcgattctcctgcctcctgagtagctgggactacaggcacgtgccactacgcctggctaagtttttgcatttttagtagagaacggggtttcaccgtgttagccaggatggtctcgatttcctcacctcgtgatccacccgcctcggcctcccagagtgctgggattacaggcgggagccaccgtgcccagcactgtttttctttaaagtcaggtttattgaggcataatttacaCAAATTAAAGTCTTACTTTTTCATGTATAATAtgatgggttttgacaaatgcacatGGCTATGTAAGCACTGCCACACTAAAGATACAGAGCAGCTCTATCACTCCTTCAAAACTCCCTCATGCCCTATAAAGTCAACCTTTGAGAAAGGAAGCCACAGGAGGGTTGCCAGCAGAGAAGGGATGTGATCTTACTTTACTTAAAAAGGATCACGCTGGTTGCTAGTTGGAGAATAAACTAGAAGGAGCAAGCGTAGAATTAAGAAGTTGGAATACAAGAAAACGATATGGTGGCTTGGAATAAAATAGCAAAGGAAGCGGCGGTGAAAAGTTCATAACAAAAACTTTATAAACTTGGCGCCTGGCCCATGAACTCTTGGTCATTGAATAAATTGCAGGATGAGGATCAGTTGTTTTGTCTtaagtttagaaaagaaaaagaatttgtacGAAATTAGAAACATTACAGACCAACTTATTAGTTCTAGCACACCTTAATTACTATTCAAAGAACAGTCTTTCGGcatggcgtggtggctcacacctgtaatcccagcactttgggaggctgaggcgggcgaatcagttgaggtcaggagtttgagaccggcctggccaacatggcgaaaccttgtctgtactaaagatggaaaaattagccgggcgtggtggcgggcacctgtaatcccagctaccgggaggctgaagtgggagaattgcttggacctggaaggcggaggttgcagtgaacggagatcacgccattgcactccagcctgggcaacagagcaagactctacctcaaaaaagaaaaaaaaaaaaagaacagtcttttcaataccCAAAtcacttcattaaaaataaagacagcaaGATAATCACATGGATAGCCCAGGAGCCCCAACTACTTTATTGAGCTCACTGTAGGAATGAGATTAGGAAGCTATAAAATTAAGACCCAggataggcatggtggctcacatctgtacaaaaattagccaggcgttgtggtgcacgcctgtggtcctggctacttgggtggctgaggatcgtttgagcccaggattttgaggctgcggtgagctatgatcgcgacactgcactctagcctgggtgaaggagggagaccccatctctaaaaacggaaagaaaaaaatcttggagCCATTAGGATTTAACCAGAATTATAGGAAAAAATTTGTAAGACATTATTTCTGATGGAaacatgaaaagtaaaaataatatgcaacactatccttttttaaaatttgaaatatgttggttgggtgcagtggctcacacctttaatcccaccactttgggaggctgaggcaggcagatcatctgaggtcaggagtttgagaccagcctggccaatatggtgaaaccgtgtgtactaaaaatacaaaaattagctgggtgtagcagcgctagtcccagctacctgggaggctgaggtgggagaatcacttgaaactgggaggcagaggttccaatgacctgagatcatgccactgcactccagcctgggtgacaaagtgagaccctgtctcaaaaaaaaaaaaaaaaaaattgaaatatgttGTTCAGTGCTTGTAACATtgtaattattacatattatttatatgctttattttttcaacaGATCAGCTGGATACTCTTGTTACCAGAATTCCAAAGGTTCTGGTGAGTAGTGCATATAAAGCAGATAATACTTATAAGTAACATGGTTCTGAGAAGCCTATTTGTCTGTAACTACTTACACaatagagtttttttcttttttctttttttttttgagacagagtctcactctgttgcctgggctggagtgcagtagtgcgatctgggctcactgcaacctctgcctcctgggttcaagcgattctcctgcctcagcctcctgagtagctgggactacaggtgcgtgccaccatgcctgtctaatttttctatttttagtagagacagggttttgccatgttggccaggctggtctggaactcctgacctcaggtgatccacctgcctccgcctcccaaagtgctgggattacaggcatgagccaccacacccagcccacaatAGAGTTAAAAATAGATTGTATTAGCATCCTTGGTGAACTTAGTCTTTAAGATTTCAAAGAGCAATCAGGGAGGTTTTTCTTGTCTGTTGGTACAGTATATTTTACatcaagcatttttaaaattagcagtgAATCCTAAAAGAACTGTATTTATAGCTGATGTTGGTTGAAAAGTACAGAGCACAGCCTGGGGTTTATACAtggatagaagaaaaaaattctaaattgaaTAGcttcaaagaatacaaaatatttctCAGTGCTGATGTTTTCCTCTCACTTGAAATAAAGAATAGAGCTTTCAAAGTATTCACCTCTTCTCTGCTGGAGTTAAGAGAGTAGGTAAAACAATCCCCCAAAGGTCTCTCACtaattgctttttttcccttgggAGAGGAGCTGGAATTAACTGACtgtaggagtgtgtgtgtatgtatatatattttaagtatagtagtTATAATAggttttaaatgtttcatttaaatTCAGTGATACATAAACCTGGGTTCACTTTGCTTTTCCTTGGTAAATATATAGTCATTACAGTTACCTGggaaaaaaatatacagacatatgtgggcatatatacatatataaataaataatatggtcATTTAAAAAACGTGTTGCAGTCTGGGTTCATTAATTTAGATTCCTCACCAAAATTCTTACTGAATTATAGTTCAgtgtaaaaaagaaaggaaacacaaaACAATATAATTATTAGTAATATATTCCAGATGTGGagggaaataaatattaacaattatCAGTATATTAGATTGACTTagttatataaaagaaaaatttctaaacAAATATATGCCTAGTAAAAACTCTGAAAGGCAATATGtcaaagtgttttaaaataattactactaggccgggcacggtggctcacacctgtaatcccagcactttgggaggccgaggtaggtggatcacctgaggtcaggagttcaagaccagcctgaccaacatggtgaaaccccgtctctgctaaatatacaaaaaaattagccaggtgtggtggtgcacgtccgtagtcccagctactcggaaggctgaggtgggagaatcacttcaactcaggaggcggaggttgcagtgagctaagatcatgccactgcacttgagcctgggcgacagagcgagactctgtctcaaaaaaaaaaaaaaaaaaaaaaaaaaaaagctgggcgccgtggctcacgcctgtaatcccagcactttgggaggctgaggcgggcggatcacctgaggtcagaaattcgagaccagcctgaccaacatagagaaaccccgtctctactaaaataaaaaatc
The Gorilla gorilla gorilla isolate KB3781 chromosome 10, NHGRI_mGorGor1-v2.1_pri, whole genome shotgun sequence genome window above contains:
- the GPN3 gene encoding GPN-loop GTPase 3 isoform X1, producing MPASRPSEAVRTLPEQLRESGAGRSATPELRWGKGRSAAVAERLHVCTSLWKQCVTGGKYTCSPKQEVPSTSVFQILSTFANREGHHTGQTSARKPGTEARGARMRSFICCTLLLRTRFSRDLARGLPRSRRCGRTGAVERMWIAIGSHFTFPELSGRRAKTKGVWRAAPGANMPRYAQLVMGPAGSGKVRICGDKERKSTYCATMVQHCEALNRSVQVVNLDPAAEHFSYSVMADIRELIEVDDVMEDDSLRFGPNGGLVFCMEYFTNNFDWLENCLGHVEDDYILFDCPGQIELYTHLPVMKQLVQQLEQWEFRVCGVFLVDSQFMVESFKFISGILAALSAMISLEIPQVNIMTKMDLLSKKAKKEIEKFLDPDMYSLLEDSTSDLRSKKFKKLTKAICGLIDDYSMVRFLPYDQSDEESMNIVLQHIDFAIQYGEDLEFKEPKEHEDESSSMFDEYFQECQDE